One Mycolicibacterium pulveris genomic region harbors:
- a CDS encoding FAD-binding protein, with amino-acid sequence MPRDIEYDVIVVGFGAAGAAAAIEAADRGARVLVLDRGYGGGATALSGGIIYAGAGTAEQRAGGYDDSVEDMRAYLEQEVGDAVSGETLQRFCEQSPALIDWLKRQGVRFRGGPVPSYKTSYPTDDFYLYYSGNEKAYPYALHARPVPRGHRVLAPGMSSGKVLFEHLRRSAKVKGVEFVPLCRVHELLSDGDGRIRGVRYRAMSANHPHARRHRVLTKLTGKTGTWLPGLVKGAVEHAEALWAAAAVDGEAHARAVILAAGGFVHNREWMAEHAPEFLKISPLGTPGDDGSGIALGVAAGGRTDKMGNVTAWRFLSPPSAFLEGLTVGRDGRRIANEDLYGATHGNVMMREFGGAGWAIYDTPTWRKVKDQIREQTQLFQRLQLIYLFTLGRKKASTIEDIAVKNGIDPSGLRRTVDEYNRDIRSGAGDPAHKEPELCPPLETAPFYSINISADSSMFYPIPGLTLGGLIVDERTGEVAHRDGGTVAGLYAAGHNAIGVCSNSYVSGLSIADCIFSGRRAGAHAAATVQSASGDRDQL; translated from the coding sequence ATGCCAAGAGACATCGAGTACGACGTCATCGTCGTCGGGTTCGGAGCCGCGGGTGCGGCCGCGGCGATCGAGGCTGCCGACCGCGGGGCACGCGTCCTGGTGCTGGACCGTGGATACGGCGGCGGGGCCACCGCGTTGTCGGGCGGAATCATCTACGCGGGCGCGGGCACCGCCGAACAGCGGGCCGGTGGCTACGACGACAGCGTCGAGGACATGCGGGCATATCTCGAGCAGGAGGTCGGCGACGCGGTCAGCGGCGAAACTCTGCAGAGGTTCTGCGAGCAGAGCCCAGCGCTGATCGACTGGCTCAAGCGGCAAGGGGTGCGGTTCCGCGGCGGCCCGGTGCCGTCGTACAAGACGTCGTATCCGACCGACGACTTCTACCTATACTACTCCGGAAACGAAAAGGCCTATCCCTACGCGCTTCACGCGCGGCCCGTGCCGCGCGGCCACCGGGTGCTGGCGCCTGGCATGAGTTCGGGCAAGGTGCTGTTCGAGCACCTGCGCCGCTCGGCCAAAGTCAAAGGTGTCGAGTTCGTTCCGTTGTGCCGGGTACACGAACTCCTGTCGGACGGCGACGGGCGCATCCGCGGAGTCCGCTACCGCGCGATGTCCGCGAACCATCCCCACGCACGCCGGCACCGGGTTCTGACCAAACTCACCGGAAAGACCGGCACCTGGCTACCGGGCTTGGTCAAGGGCGCTGTCGAGCACGCCGAGGCGCTGTGGGCCGCTGCCGCCGTGGACGGTGAGGCACACGCGCGCGCCGTGATCCTGGCGGCCGGCGGCTTCGTGCACAACCGCGAGTGGATGGCTGAACACGCGCCCGAATTTCTGAAGATCTCCCCGCTCGGAACCCCCGGTGACGACGGCTCCGGCATCGCCCTGGGCGTCGCGGCCGGCGGCAGGACCGACAAGATGGGCAACGTCACCGCCTGGCGCTTCCTATCGCCGCCGAGCGCGTTCCTCGAGGGCCTCACCGTCGGCCGCGACGGCCGACGCATCGCCAACGAAGACCTGTACGGCGCGACGCACGGCAACGTGATGATGCGCGAGTTCGGCGGCGCCGGGTGGGCGATCTACGACACCCCGACCTGGCGAAAGGTGAAGGATCAGATCCGCGAGCAGACGCAGCTCTTCCAGCGCCTGCAGCTGATCTACCTCTTCACCCTTGGGCGCAAGAAGGCGTCGACGATCGAAGACATCGCGGTCAAGAACGGGATCGACCCGTCAGGGCTGCGCCGCACCGTCGACGAATACAATCGCGACATCCGCAGCGGCGCAGGCGATCCCGCCCACAAGGAGCCGGAGCTGTGCCCACCGTTGGAGACAGCGCCGTTCTACTCGATCAATATCTCGGCAGACAGTTCGATGTTCTATCCGATCCCCGGGTTGACGCTCGGCGGCCTCATCGTCGACGAACGCACGGGCGAAGTCGCCCATCGGGACGGCGGGACGGTGGCCGGCCTGTACGCCGCAGGCCACAACGCGATCGGTGTCTGCTCCAACAGCTATGTCAGCGGGCTGTCCATCGCGGACTGCATCTTCAGCGGACGCCGCGCGGGCGCGCACGCGGCCGCCACCGTGCAGTCGGCATCAGGCGATCGAGATCAGCTGTGA
- a CDS encoding nuclear transport factor 2 family protein: MSNEISLSEVQEFIAGFWYHYDQGHFTELGARLGDEMEYLSRSDSGNCPFEDLLAAELHGKDETLAWLTRHRNENPYPLRHHATNIFRTGVDGDVTTARFYLYVNQVTNNVPFDVSSGVVDVGIRRSNNGLVFTSMTVILDAEDSIPFAEHAAKAAATAPAGS, translated from the coding sequence ATGAGCAACGAAATTTCGCTGTCTGAGGTTCAGGAGTTCATCGCCGGCTTCTGGTACCACTACGACCAGGGCCATTTCACCGAATTGGGCGCCCGGCTCGGCGACGAAATGGAATACCTGAGCCGATCCGACTCCGGCAACTGCCCGTTCGAGGATCTGCTGGCCGCCGAGTTGCACGGCAAGGACGAGACGCTGGCGTGGCTGACCCGGCACCGCAACGAAAACCCCTACCCGTTGCGACACCACGCGACCAATATCTTCCGCACCGGGGTCGACGGCGACGTCACCACAGCCCGCTTCTACCTGTACGTCAATCAAGTGACCAACAACGTCCCGTTCGACGTCTCCAGTGGAGTGGTCGACGTCGGCATCCGCCGCTCGAACAACGGACTGGTCTTCACCTCGATGACCGTGATTCTCGACGCCGAGGACTCGATTCCGTTCGCCGAGCACGCCGCCAAGGCCGCCGCCACAGCACCGGCCGGTTCGTAA
- a CDS encoding SDR family NAD(P)-dependent oxidoreductase, with protein sequence MQIADRVFVVTGAGNGMGRQVALGLSRRGARVAAVDLDAVGLAGTAELAAQTGAAVSTHVLDVTDDEAVAALPQVVTETHGQVDGLVNIAGVIHRFAPFAELSPAETNHIMAINFEGTVRMCRTFLPTLLARPEANITNMSSLSALLPFASQTLYSASKGAVKQFSEGLYAELCDTNVHVVTVFPGNIDTNLTGNSGVQMLDAGGRKVRSTSAEAAGDKIVEGIADDRFRVLIGTDARALDILTRLSAERATRLVAKQIKSVL encoded by the coding sequence GTGCAGATCGCCGACAGGGTGTTCGTAGTGACCGGCGCGGGCAACGGAATGGGCCGGCAAGTCGCACTTGGTCTTTCCCGCCGAGGCGCCCGCGTCGCAGCCGTGGACCTCGATGCCGTCGGGCTGGCCGGCACGGCTGAGCTCGCAGCCCAGACCGGCGCCGCGGTGTCCACCCACGTTCTCGACGTCACCGACGACGAGGCCGTCGCGGCACTGCCGCAGGTGGTGACAGAGACACACGGGCAGGTCGACGGGCTGGTCAACATCGCAGGCGTCATCCACCGGTTCGCACCGTTCGCCGAACTCTCCCCGGCGGAGACCAACCACATCATGGCCATCAACTTCGAAGGCACGGTGCGCATGTGCCGCACGTTCCTGCCGACCTTGCTGGCACGTCCGGAGGCGAACATCACGAACATGTCGAGTCTTTCCGCGCTGTTGCCGTTCGCCAGCCAAACGCTGTACAGCGCGAGCAAGGGTGCCGTCAAGCAGTTCAGCGAAGGTCTCTACGCCGAACTGTGCGACACCAACGTCCATGTGGTGACGGTGTTTCCGGGCAACATCGACACCAACCTGACGGGCAACTCCGGGGTGCAGATGCTCGATGCCGGCGGCAGGAAAGTCCGTTCCACCAGCGCCGAGGCCGCGGGCGACAAGATCGTCGAGGGCATTGCCGATGACCGGTTCCGCGTCCTGATCGGCACGGATGCGCGGGCTCTCGACATCCTGACCCGGTTGTCGGCGGAGCGCGCCACCCGGTTGGTCGCCAAACAGATCAAGTCGGTCCTGTGA
- a CDS encoding SDR family oxidoreductase, translating to MGAHAAFGGGVAVITGAGNGIGAGLARHAAALGMTVVLVDIDAGAIVALREELPGAVDVVCDVRDPDALEDVAAQVYSDIGPVRLLVNNAGVEQFGYLWDTPVANWDRLVDINVSGVFYGIRAFLPRMIATDSPAWVWNLSSIGGVAAVPLQTPYIMSKHAVLALTECLRLEVELAGHADRIHVQAVLPGAVKSNIFEAAGGVDDGDVGAAESQRAAMLDIKAEAMDPLEAAQVVFEQAAAGEFYLLTQPEYVGNAMSERAAILADRRAPVLRTKQRFDPARH from the coding sequence GTGGGCGCGCACGCGGCCTTCGGCGGTGGTGTCGCCGTCATCACCGGCGCGGGCAATGGGATAGGTGCGGGCTTGGCGCGCCACGCCGCCGCCTTGGGCATGACCGTCGTGCTCGTCGACATCGACGCCGGCGCCATCGTGGCGCTACGGGAGGAGCTGCCCGGCGCCGTGGATGTGGTGTGCGACGTGCGTGACCCGGATGCACTCGAAGACGTTGCCGCACAGGTGTACTCCGACATCGGACCGGTACGGCTGCTGGTCAACAACGCAGGTGTCGAGCAGTTCGGCTATCTGTGGGACACCCCGGTCGCCAACTGGGACCGACTGGTGGACATCAACGTCAGCGGCGTGTTCTACGGGATCCGCGCGTTCCTACCCCGCATGATCGCCACCGACTCCCCGGCGTGGGTGTGGAACCTGTCGTCCATCGGCGGCGTAGCCGCCGTACCGCTGCAGACGCCCTACATCATGAGCAAGCACGCGGTGCTGGCACTCACCGAATGTCTGCGTCTGGAAGTGGAACTGGCCGGCCACGCCGACCGGATCCACGTGCAAGCGGTGCTGCCCGGCGCGGTGAAGTCCAACATCTTCGAAGCGGCCGGTGGGGTCGACGACGGCGACGTCGGGGCCGCCGAATCGCAGCGGGCGGCGATGCTCGACATCAAGGCCGAGGCAATGGATCCGCTCGAAGCGGCACAGGTGGTGTTCGAGCAGGCCGCCGCGGGCGAGTTCTACCTGCTCACCCAGCCCGAGTATGTGGGCAACGCGATGTCCGAGCGGGCTGCGATCCTGGCGGACCGCCGCGCACCGGTCCTGCGCACCAAGCAGCGATTCGACCCCGCACGGCACTGA